Proteins encoded within one genomic window of Conchiformibius steedae:
- a CDS encoding low molecular weight protein-tyrosine-phosphatase, producing the protein MENKKVLFVCLGNICRSPMAEYLFREIAAQRGLPVQCASAGTSGWHDGEFMHCGTADILDGLQIDSKGFTSRKLRDADFAEYDYLIVMDDNNLRDVRARFGTHDKIFKITDLCPDCGYDHVPDPWYTGNFVETRDVLTRCCTALAEALQQGKR; encoded by the coding sequence ATGGAAAACAAAAAGGTTTTATTTGTGTGCTTGGGTAATATTTGCCGTTCGCCGATGGCGGAATACCTGTTCCGCGAAATTGCCGCGCAGCGCGGTTTGCCCGTGCAGTGCGCCAGCGCGGGCACTTCGGGCTGGCACGACGGCGAATTTATGCATTGCGGCACGGCGGATATTTTGGACGGTTTGCAGATTGACAGCAAAGGCTTTACCAGCCGCAAATTGCGCGATGCGGATTTTGCCGAATACGATTATTTAATCGTGATGGACGACAATAATCTGCGCGATGTACGGGCGCGTTTTGGCACGCACGACAAAATTTTTAAGATAACCGATTTATGCCCCGATTGCGGCTACGACCATGTGCCTGACCCGTGGTACACGGGTAATTTTGTGGAGACGCGGGATGTGCTGACACGCTGTTGTACGGCGTTGGCAGAGGCTTTGCAGCAGGGGAAACGCTAG